In Betaproteobacteria bacterium, a genomic segment contains:
- a CDS encoding cytochrome c oxidase assembly protein: MPANELERQNKRLLAKLLVIVVMMGGVSYLMVPMYRQICESLGITQSRVVSTANTQVDISRTVTVEFVASRSNLPWRFEALERSVRLNPGALATVRCEVENTSTGR; encoded by the coding sequence ATGCCCGCCAATGAGCTGGAACGTCAGAACAAGCGGTTACTGGCGAAGCTCCTCGTGATCGTAGTCATGATGGGGGGCGTCAGTTACCTGATGGTTCCCATGTACCGCCAGATTTGCGAATCTCTTGGGATCACCCAGTCCCGCGTAGTATCCACCGCCAACACGCAAGTGGACATTTCGCGCACGGTCACCGTGGAATTCGTGGCCTCGAGGTCGAACCTGCCTTGGCGATTCGAGGCGCTGGAGCGCTCAGTCAGGCTGAATCCGGGCGCGCTGGCCACAGTGCGCTGTGAGGTCGAGAACACCTCGACAGGCCGGTAA